A window of Cherax quadricarinatus isolate ZL_2023a chromosome 62, ASM3850222v1, whole genome shotgun sequence genomic DNA:
ctgtcaAGTGTAAATTGCCTTAAAGTGAATCACCAATTTCTGTTCACAttgaaatgcatataaaagcctgataacatgtttatactatcatatattaaataaGCAATAGAGATAAgcctaaaaatgcatatacagtacacacattacttatctTTAAATATCTTCGTCCTTAGCCTATAGCGAGTGGTAAATACAGCCTCTTCTAATTCtaacttagcaacgtactcgtttactaaccactcagctgtatagcccttgtggcttagcgcttctttttgattataataataataatactaaccactcagacttatgaccagctctccaaccagtgTGCAGATCTaattaatgtatattagagctgatttcctctattcagtgtattacagtatacagtacactactgtacaaacatttaaaagtacagtatactaaaaatgttataaatagtgcaaaggtgacattaaaaaaaatatctaaagatggttgacacaaacccactaccaataCATTGTGCTCCTTGCTTAATGACCAATTCGCTTACCGACCTACTCTTAGTAACAGAAccctgttgttaagtgaggagaggctgtatatttattgtaggaagtccaaATAAATGAAAAATGGATATAACTGTAAACCATCACATTAACGAAATGCCATAACAGTGCTGTAAATCTGGGCCTGCCTGTACTGTACGTATTTATAAACTGGAAAATGGGAGGAATCACAGTCCAGTAATACTACTGTATAGCAGTGTACAGTATAATCCATACCCCCCTCTATGGAGGTGTCTTGATACCAGTGAGGGGTTCTTGACTCAAGAAACTGGACATAACTTTCCCTATCTTGGATCGAACCCGAGTACCCTCCATTCCCCAGATGTTACATAAAGCCTATAGGTTTAGTATTCCTCCCCAATTAAAAATAAAATGCATGACCCATATGGATTTTGAACTTTTTATACACcagtgtactactgctactatttagGGATGAAACAATATTTGCCAACACTCAATTTTAGGCCAATACTGTCAAAATTAGCCGATACAATACTTGGGTATATCCCTCCTACTATTTACTGCACTCTTGTGCTGGTAAGCTTAATGTACTCAAATGTAACCATCttgaataatttacttttttaCCAAAACTTTCCTCCAAATAAGTGGATTAATCAGGCAAATAGCCTAGATGATCATTTTTTATTCATCATAACAGATTATAGTACGTACATGAAAGACAGACGCAAATAAATTATCTTTGGGTGAGGTGTTGCATTACTGACGCAGTATTACAGCATTAtgctttttttatataaaaatacaaCAAAGTATTTCATATATCCAGAATTTTGGGCAACCAATGTAACAGTACTGAATATTAATGAACTTCCAAGTGATGTAGTGCAAGAAAGTTTAGATGAGAATATTTGATATTGTATTTAACTTATAAAATTTACCACTAATGTTTTTATATAGGCCTGAAGAATAGTACACTTCTTCCAGGATATTTTGCTAGCTCAATACATCCTGTCAATTTAATCCATTATTCTGTCCATAATCAATTAAAACTTCTTAATATCCGTCGTTGGAGAACGTAATTTTGTTATAGTCAGGATACTTTGCCTTGAGTAAACCCACAGTAATGCTGTGGTCTGCTTTACCATAGCCTTGAGAATAGCCATAAACTTCGATGGTTTTGGTGTCTGGATTGTGTTGGATTCGACCTCCACCTACACACTCACAGTCCAGTCCCAGCTTCTCAATTCCTGGGACAACTTGATCATATACATCAGAGTGGAAACTAGCAGAGCGGTACCTGTAAAATATAAATACTGTTAAGTCTTGATTAGTGCGAATAAGGAATCTTGTGAAGTGGTCACATTATTTGAAttacaggtgctccttgactcaTGATGGGGTTAAGTTCCGACAAACCCATCGTAACTTGACAATGTCATAAGTCAAATATGAATACAATGTGCTAAATAaggaaataaataactactgccactgaataagtaaataaacaaataattactgtaactacaTACCAAATAATTATTTTTGCAATGTAAAGTTGAAATATCACAAGCCGAGGAGCACCTGTATGTGCAATTATTGCATGCAGTTTGAAGAGCTTGGTGGGAACTagcattaattaatttttttattattaacacactggccgattcccaccaaggcagggtggcccgaaaaagaaaaacttgcaccatcattcactccatcactgtcttgccagaagggtgctttacactacagtttttaaactgcaacattaacacccctccttcagagtgcaggcactgtacttcccatctccaggactcaagtccggcctgccggtttccctgaaccccttcataaatgttactttgctcacactccaacagcacgtcaagtattaaaaaccatttgtctccattcacccctatcaaacacgctcacgcatgcctgctggaagtccaagccccttgcacacaaaacctcctttaccccctccctccaacctttcctaggccgacccctaccccgccttccttccactacagactgatacactcttgaagtcattctgtttcactccattctctctacatgtccaaaccacctcaacgacCCTTCAAAATTCACACTAACTGAACTCAAACTAATCAAGACCTTGCTGTATAATGCAACAGACTCAAGACCTGCAATAAAGTTACTCTACCTTATCCCTACATGCTGCTCTGAATACAGTAATGTGGGTGAAATCAACATTTGAACTTAAAGAAAAACAAATGCTCTAAAGCACTAAAGACTAAAAACCCACACTTAGGAGAAAAAATTTATGATAATGTTTTGGACTATCCTGGATCATTATCAAATCACAGCTTAAAACCACTATGTTACATACAAATACATGTAAAAATAACGAGAAAAAGTTCATTTTTTAGCCTGATTTATTTTTATAGCCAATGTGTTttagggaattttttttttgacattgTTCAGATGTAGAATTTAATGTTACTATTTGAAGCGCCTTTTACGAAGATGACTGAATTACACATTAATATGAGTTTACTGATGATCAAATTCCCTTAAAAAAGTGAACTAGTATGAAGGTCTAGCCCTCTGAAAACTGACAAAATACTTTAAGACTATGATGCTCATCACCTGCTTCTAGGCGGAGGAACTGTTTACTGCATCTTCCACCAtctgctgtatatatttctagtctTCATTTTATGTctatgataaagccactggatggcaaaacttgTGTCTAATTCATATTGTCAGTACTGAATAATACTGATATACTATGACAAAATACTCTCTGAAGACTGAGACAGTTGTGCAACATCAGGGACTCTCTACTGAAGAAATGTTTCATTagccactggcttcttcagtccaaaaacacaatgcacataaaaaaaaaacccaaGATCTGGAACTCCGTGCTGGAAATCTCCAGAGCCACCTTCCTCTCTGCCAGCgtcttaacccttaaccctttgactgtcgtggccgtatatatacgtcttacgaggtaccgtgtttgacgtatatacagtatactcataaattctagcggcttcaaatcaagcaggagaaagctggtaggcccacatgttagagaatgggtctgtgtggtcagtgtgcactatataaaaaaaatcctggagcacacagtgcataatgagaaaaaaaaaaactccgaccgttttttttaattaaaatgccgactttgtggtctattttcgtatagtatgtatggttgtattctcgttttcttggtctcatttgatagaatggaaaacatattatagaattagacgtgattttgattgattttactataaaaagaacctagaaatggagctcaaagtaggggaaatgtttgatttttgccaatgttcaaaagtaaacaaatgatgccattgttcaataaatgtccaactagccattctaatatgcagtcatgaatgggttgatgttatttatacaattattacagtattgcagtagtctgcataatagtaagtcttctattttttgtttgaataaaaattcaaaatagaaagcaagagtaatatcagaggggcctggagacatgactgatgaacaaagaaaatgttattttagagccaggaatgtctgcattgttcattctggaccttattttgaaattgtcatattttttagttttcgtgaaattggccaaattgcaaatttctgaccacattattaggtagttgaaatcggtaaatgggcagtttcttgtactcagtcgatagaaaaaatggagttctaaagaaatagctatgagtttgggcgactggaacaaaggaattagccgaaaatagggctcaaagtgggcgaaatcgccgatttgtaaacaacgccgaggtcgctaactttgcgagatcataattccgtcagttttccatcaaattttttttttttggtgccattacaattgggaaaagattctctatcatttcataagaaaaaataattttttttttttaaattttgcgacaccaggagacacctcagggttgggggttgcgacagtcaaagggttaaactgtccaaacatagatctacgtttgcacgcgtagtgctccaaacgtagatcaacgttttatttttcattcctccaaatttggcacaataggcttgagttgcctagacatgaaagaatgggtctgtgcactctgtgtgtgcactattaaaaaaatctgggagcacttagtaccttgtgggagcaccagttcaattgagcgccagctagagcaaatagcgtggcaaacacaagggattcactgatgccatgtcacattaacactcccattttaagaggaaagtaaaaacaggttagataaatacataagtgagtgtgagttggacctgattagcttatgCTACTAtgtctgatgtcatgctccttccttcagtggatgtgacctgactaggtgggtcatgggTCTTAGCCAGGGGGGGGGGTGACATgtacctgctgcagtgttccttcttatgttcttatgtattcggcaggctggctggccggcttgctttggctgtctctggctgtttctctgtctatatctctatctgtctatatctctgcctatctatatctctatctgtctctatctatatctctatctgtctgtctatatctctgtatcACATGCACACATAAGTACGTACAGTTATTaaacacagtgtaaattacctaggataacccaaaaattccaggcaaagatagacagacagatagacagaaacatgtttgtgtgtatcagtgaaaacaaataaagccagggttccccgagcacccatttatcaaatgtcaccgaGCTTATAACAGACGTCATAATACGATTCTTTGAGGAGTGTAATATAtgtatactccaggcagacagaaggacagataaacagagacagacagacagacagacaggcaggcagacagagacagacaggcagatggatggatagacagacaggcaaatagacagagagacaagacatgtttgtgtgtaacagtgataacaaatacagcgagggttagctggagcagtgggcatttatcaaatgtcaccgggttgtcaacagtatagggatgcctttcataacaacatgcttcaagatatatgccagggtatctaaaacattgctgggacctataaatactttgtatatatttctagacaatagtaaataacccagGCAGGTGTTAATGTTCACCTGTAAATGTGTCtgtgactatttgagcactatttcagtacctgatattagtgtcagaacaaagattggctatgaaattacaagaactattataaattgtaattatcagaacataaaaaaaatatataaattaaaataaaaacgagaaaaaaaggtatattggcaacacttctgcaagtggcagaagtcgatgtttttttttaatcctataacatAGAAAAATGTGCTCATCATTTTAAAAGacaaaaacaatttttttatttttcaaaatatttggagcaccacgcgagtgaatgtagatctatgtttggacagtttaagggctaaaAACTACCATAAAAAACCACCTCTCACTAACATATCCCAACAACAGCTAATATGATAAaactatatatttatattctcACTGCCGCAAGCATATAGATTACAACATATTCTTATTCTCATTACCTGTAATCCTCGTAGCCATTAAAAGCATTGAATGTGTTCAAAAGATGTTAATGTGCTAGAATCGTCATTACCTGTAATCACGAGCCAAACTGTAATCCTTAAAACAATTAAACTCAATAAATGTTATAcagaagttaagacacatgtgcaacatctggttatctttattgcagacgtttcgccatccagtggctttatcaatacagattctaggacataattagaagacagtagaactatatacaaaagatgaggtaatcagtccctcagccttggagttggtgttgagagcaccgtggtagtagagattctgaagcactggggaatcccacctaccagtgactatgtccttgtctgctacacgtccctatccactgatgcctatataaacgccagtttcCTTGCttttgcttcagaatctctactaccccggtgctctcaacaccaactccaaggctgaggaactgattacctcatcttctgtatatagttctactgtcttctaattatatcctagaatttgtattgataaagccactggatggtgaaacatctacaataaagataaccagatgttgaacatgtgttttaactttcatcttgtcggtattgtatacctttcttgcacaaatgTTATATAGCATGCATTAATACCATTCAATTCTCTTGTGGTCCCTGATTCCtaaatttattgttataaccacTAAGAgaccgtatatatatacataaacaatcAATCAGTTAATGCTGAAATTTGCCACCCCtctaaggaaggttccttgatgctggtgagaggctcttcatCTAGGGAACTGTGTCAAGTTCCCTGCacaagttccctgaattgagcctgaatacctcccccccaccccccacctaacagacactgtataatccctatgggtttatgctcctccatgattattataatactaATCATATCTCAAGATACAAAATCTTTACATGGGGATCCACCTAAGCAACTCACCCCAAGCTAGGAGATATCGCAGCAAAGGGCAGACCCTCGGAACAATTACAAGCACAACACTAACCCCTTATACAAGCCCCCAAACCTACTAAATATAAATGCCATTAATACACATTACTGTTGACTCCACATGTTTAAAACACTTCATTAACACTGATGTTTATCTAAGACAATTCCTggcactaccccccccccccccaagtaaaTAGCTTTTTTCTATATACTGTACCTCATGTTTGACTGAACATCTACAGAAATTCTATGCTAGTTTATGGAATACAGTACCAGATGAACTGAAACACTGCAATGCACTTAATGTATTCCAAAATCAAGCTCAAGCTACTGTCTTCCTAAATATTGTAGTCACGTTTTTTTTAACTAATctcttattgtaaacttataaaaGTACTAGCCAACCTTTTCAAAGCTGATAATCCCATTTTTGGCAAATACTTTGTAAACTGTACCTTAACTATTTTTATAACATCCAATCAATTCCTTGAATTAACCTCATTTTCTTAACTAATTTTTTTAGTGTCAAGTGATCAGTTATAgtctaagtttgcctgaaatgctatgTATAATAAGAGCCTTTAATTCAATGCATCTTTGCTGTAGAATGAACTGAAATAAATATTACTAATTATAGCAAGATCCCTGTATCCATGGGGGAtatgttccaaggacctgccatggacaCCAAAACTGCAGATAGTGGCAAACCCTATATACAAGTCCTATACATACCTCTTATTAAGGTTaactgataaattatgcacaataagtggagaattatcagtttttcactgatgggaagcacttcacagcttctcttaggccttgaagaactgccagcttctctaTTTTTATGCTTTGGgtccattattatgcaaaattaagaggtaattgtgggccacagtaaaccatggataactgaaactgcagaTACTGAATCAATGGATACAAGGGTTCTACtgtgttgttatattattgttatttttattattactgtagTACTGGTATTTATTTACCCTTCAGGAACTGTGTAACCATAATACTTcatttcttttctgcagtatacagatAATATAGttcacatgtaataaaatattattaggcacaaaagaaagccactagcatgcattGCATTTTAAACACTTCCCCACGACTGTAAAATCAGTAAGATTAACTTACCCTCGGGTAATAAACTTGGAGGTTTCTGTACCTTCCggaggtgagtggtgcacctTAATGAGGATGTACTTGAAGGTGCCACTGTCAATGTCTACATCGTCAACTTTACCCAGGAGAGAAGCCATGGCTCGTGGTGGCTCACACAACCTAGAAAGTCAAACACTTTTTATTATACATCAATTGAGGAGTGGAatggactgcctgcacatgtcaaagcttGTCCTAGCATAAGCCACTTCAGTAAGAGAGTTaaaaggtgcctaatgaatgttactacagaaagggaggagactGATTTCTTTTATAGCTAAcaaacatgtacctattactgtgatctgatactctctttaatgttaatgtaaataactcagtttaccttattcctagtacatgtatatatctccttttattgtaacttctaaggtttaaataatatattactaagaccccaatggaaataaatcactttgaagTTTTGTGTTATCCTGGAGGgtaatctacatatatgctgttatgtatgataatttatgtaacagggaaactggcaggccggacttgagtcctggagatgggaagtacagtgtctgcactctgaaggaggggtgttaatgttgcagttttataactgtagtgtaagcacacctctggcaagacagtgatggagtgaatgatggtgaaagtttttcttttttaggccaccctgccttggtgggaaatggcctgtgtgttaataaaataatattggATAAACCTACTTACTAACTTTAACCTAAACCTAAATCATGGTGTTGGATAATTTGTAGCTGCATTTTAACAAGTCACTGAGCCTGACACCTGGATAACTCTCCGGCATCGGTGACTTCAAACTTACGTGACTTCGCCAGACAACGCATTTATTTCCTGGTTTACTTTATCGTTAATTGAGTTCTATTTTGCATTTAGGCACATAACATACAAAGTACATTATGAtgacttaacctaggataacccaatgaaGTTGAACACAGACTTTTTTTTCCCATATGATAAATATAATGTATCAAAATGAATAAATGGTATTAAAACAATCATTCAACAAATCCAGTTGAAATAAATCACATTTCAAGTACATTGAtggaaaaatgaaagaaaatataaGTCCCATAGCTCTATCgttagagcactcagctcacacaccgaggtccggagttcgaatccctAGTATGGCTGGATAACATTaaggatgtgtttccataagacacctgctgtccctgttcactcatcagtaaaatggatacctgggtgttagtggactggtgtgggtcgcatcctggggaacaaaactgacctaatttgtgggaaattctcagcataacaagcgactttctatatagtagtatgtcggtgatgtcagctatggtctgtataagttgtatcatgtacttgtagtaaataaaagattataatttttattataattactatGTGTCtgactggttatcctgggtaacttaAACACGTGTTACTATATGGAAATAAATTTAGAATTTGAATGTATAATTGTACTTAATATGTAACTGTGCCTAAATAACTTACTAAGAAACAGTAACTACTTACCAGCAGTGACTAACAAGCAGTAACTACTTACCAGCAGTGACTAACAAGCAGAAGAGGAAAATAACATAGTTGGTACAGTAGAAGGATCATTAAAATATACACCAAGATAAACGTTATATGACTGTCTTAATTAACCTCGTTAATCACTTGGTAACAAGCAGTAACTAACAAGCAGAGGCAGACGTGGACACAGTTGGCACAGCTCCTGGCACAGCTCCTGGCACAGTAATCACTGAAAAATTGCCAAAAATATACAGGAAATCTGAAGCAAGTTCAGGAAGACACAAGAGTTTGAATAACTCGTTATATTACCTTAATTAACCTCGTTAAACACCTATTAACAATATTAATTACTCACCAGCTGTGACTGAGAGCTAGAGGCAGACGTGGGCACAGCtggtacagctcctggcccagcaatCACAGCAGAATCACCAAAAATATACAGGAAATCAGAAGCAAGTTGCTGGCAGCATCAGCTGAACGACTCGTTATATTGCCTTAATTAACCTCATTAACCA
This region includes:
- the LOC128687272 gene encoding 14 kDa phosphohistidine phosphatase isoform X9: MWSIMVALVSVSLRLLGQELYQLFPRLPLSLSHRWLCEPPRAMASLLGKVDDVDIDSGTFKYILIKVHHSPPEGTETSKFITRGYRSASFHSDVYDQVVPGIEKLGLDCECVGGGRIQHNPDTKTIEVYGYSQGYGKADHSITVGLLKAKYPDYNKITFSNDGY
- the LOC128687272 gene encoding 14 kDa phosphohistidine phosphatase isoform X5: MWSIMVALVSVSLRLLGQELYQLFPRLPLSLSHRCDYCARSCARSCANCVHVCLCLLCEPPRAMASLLGKVDDVDIDSGTFKYILIKVHHSPPEGTETSKFITRGYRSASFHSDVYDQVVPGIEKLGLDCECVGGGRIQHNPDTKTIEVYGYSQGYGKADHSITVGLLKAKYPDYNKITFSNDGY
- the LOC128687272 gene encoding 14 kDa phosphohistidine phosphatase isoform X2; the encoded protein is MSVQSSIPLALENSVGQSTVSRSAVNFLTEASSWSLNETLLYSSGGLLMFVRRKRLLGQELYQLFPRLPLSLSHRWLCEPPRAMASLLGKVDDVDIDSGTFKYILIKVHHSPPEGTETSKFITRGYRSASFHSDVYDQVVPGIEKLGLDCECVGGGRIQHNPDTKTIEVYGYSQGYGKADHSITVGLLKAKYPDYNKITFSNDGY
- the LOC128687272 gene encoding 14 kDa phosphohistidine phosphatase isoform X11, with protein sequence MLKSPAKRSDYCARSCARSCANCVHVCLCLLCEPPRAMASLLGKVDDVDIDSGTFKYILIKVHHSPPEGTETSKFITRGYRSASFHSDVYDQVVPGIEKLGLDCECVGGGRIQHNPDTKTIEVYGYSQGYGKADHSITVGLLKAKYPDYNKITFSNDGY
- the LOC128687272 gene encoding 14 kDa phosphohistidine phosphatase isoform X12, with the protein product MILQRLLGQELYQLFPRLPLSLSHRWLCEPPRAMASLLGKVDDVDIDSGTFKYILIKVHHSPPEGTETSKFITRGYRSASFHSDVYDQVVPGIEKLGLDCECVGGGRIQHNPDTKTIEVYGYSQGYGKADHSITVGLLKAKYPDYNKITFSNDGY
- the LOC128687272 gene encoding 14 kDa phosphohistidine phosphatase isoform X8, whose translation is MNTVSCARVSQRFWIAMRLLGQELYQLFPRLPLSLSHRWLCEPPRAMASLLGKVDDVDIDSGTFKYILIKVHHSPPEGTETSKFITRGYRSASFHSDVYDQVVPGIEKLGLDCECVGGGRIQHNPDTKTIEVYGYSQGYGKADHSITVGLLKAKYPDYNKITFSNDGY
- the LOC128687272 gene encoding 14 kDa phosphohistidine phosphatase isoform X7, coding for MDIAIAGPGAVPTVPTSASISQSPLELYQLCPRLPLALSHSWLCEPPRAMASLLGKVDDVDIDSGTFKYILIKVHHSPPEGTETSKFITRGYRSASFHSDVYDQVVPGIEKLGLDCECVGGGRIQHNPDTKTIEVYGYSQGYGKADHSITVGLLKAKYPDYNKITFSNDGY
- the LOC128687272 gene encoding 14 kDa phosphohistidine phosphatase isoform X4: MNTVSCARVSQRFWIAMRLLGQELYQLFPRLPLSLSHRCDYCARSCARSCANCVHVCLCLLCEPPRAMASLLGKVDDVDIDSGTFKYILIKVHHSPPEGTETSKFITRGYRSASFHSDVYDQVVPGIEKLGLDCECVGGGRIQHNPDTKTIEVYGYSQGYGKADHSITVGLLKAKYPDYNKITFSNDGY
- the LOC128687272 gene encoding 14 kDa phosphohistidine phosphatase isoform X3; the encoded protein is MDIAIAGPGAVPTVPTSASISQSPLELYQLCPRLPLALSHSCDYCARSCARSCANCVHVCLCLLCEPPRAMASLLGKVDDVDIDSGTFKYILIKVHHSPPEGTETSKFITRGYRSASFHSDVYDQVVPGIEKLGLDCECVGGGRIQHNPDTKTIEVYGYSQGYGKADHSITVGLLKAKYPDYNKITFSNDGY
- the LOC128687272 gene encoding 14 kDa phosphohistidine phosphatase isoform X1, producing the protein MSVQSSIPLALENSVGQSTVSRSAVNFLTEASSWSLNETLLYSSGGLLMFVRRKRLLGQELYQLFPRLPLSLSHRCDYCARSCARSCANCVHVCLCLLCEPPRAMASLLGKVDDVDIDSGTFKYILIKVHHSPPEGTETSKFITRGYRSASFHSDVYDQVVPGIEKLGLDCECVGGGRIQHNPDTKTIEVYGYSQGYGKADHSITVGLLKAKYPDYNKITFSNDGY
- the LOC128687272 gene encoding 14 kDa phosphohistidine phosphatase isoform X10, which gives rise to MWSIMVALVSRLLGQELYQLFPRLPLSLSHRWLCEPPRAMASLLGKVDDVDIDSGTFKYILIKVHHSPPEGTETSKFITRGYRSASFHSDVYDQVVPGIEKLGLDCECVGGGRIQHNPDTKTIEVYGYSQGYGKADHSITVGLLKAKYPDYNKITFSNDGY
- the LOC128687272 gene encoding 14 kDa phosphohistidine phosphatase isoform X6; translated protein: MWSIMVALVSRLLGQELYQLFPRLPLSLSHRCDYCARSCARSCANCVHVCLCLLCEPPRAMASLLGKVDDVDIDSGTFKYILIKVHHSPPEGTETSKFITRGYRSASFHSDVYDQVVPGIEKLGLDCECVGGGRIQHNPDTKTIEVYGYSQGYGKADHSITVGLLKAKYPDYNKITFSNDGY